Part of the Arthrobacter globiformis genome is shown below.
CAGCTCTTTCATGAGCTCGTTGTCCTTCAGTGCGGCCACGGCGGCCGCCTGGGCACGACGGGCCAGGAGCCGGGCGGCGTCGCGCTCCTCCGTGCCGTCCTGGGACGCGTCCAGGACCTTCATTAGCCACGGCAGGGTCAGCCCCGGCAGCACAAGCGTGGCCAGCAGCACCGCACAGGCCGTGACGAGGATTTGGTCACGCGCCGGGAACGGCGTGCCGTCGGCGAGCGCAACCGGGAGGGCCAGCGCCAGGGCCAGGGTGGCCAGCCCGCGCATGCCGCACCAGGTTAGTATCAGGACCTCCTTCGCGGAGGTCGGCTGCAGCAGGTTCTTCCGTTTGCGGGCGGAGACGGCCAGCAGCCCCAGCCAGCCGAACCGCACTGCGAACACCAGGACGCAGACCACGACGGCGGTCCCAGCCATTCCGAAGATCGCGGAACCTTCCGCCCGGACCACATCCTGGATCTCGAGCCCCACGAGCCCGAAGGCAAGCCCCGTGACGAGCAGCTCCACCACGTCCCAGAAGGCCGTCCGGGTCACCCTCTCCGCGGCGTCCTGCGGGCGGGCGTGCCGCTGCATCTCCAGGGCGGTGACCACAACGGCGATGACGCCGGAGGCGTGGAATTCCTCCGCCAGGATGTAGGCGGCAAAGGGCACCACCAGGGTCACAGCACTGCGGGCTACCATCGAGGCAACGAGCCGCGTGATCAGCGACGTCAGCCAGCCCATGGCGATGCCGACCAAAACGGCAAGCGCAGCTCCCACGACGAACTTGAGGACGACGTCGGGCCCTATCCGTGTACCGCCGACGGCGGCGGCAACAGCTGCCTGGAAAATGACGATGGCGGCGGCGTCGTTGAAGAGCCCTTCGCTCTGCAGCACCGTGATCAGCCGCCGGGGCATGTGCACCCGGCCGGCAACGGACTCCACCGCGACAGGGTCAGGTGGGGCCACCATGGCTCCGAGCGCGATGGCGGCCGGGATGCCGATCCCCGGGATCATGAGCCAGGCGGCGCCGGCGACCACCGCGGTGGAGATGACCACCAGGGCCACGGCGAGCATGATGAGCGTGCGCCACCGGACCCGGAATACGGCCCAGGAGCTCCGCTGCGCCGTCGCGAACAGCAGAGGCGGGAGGAAGATCGGCAGGATCAGCTCGGGCGGGATCTCGATGTCCGGGAAGCCCGGGATGAAAGTCAGCGCCACGGCCAGGAGCAGCATCAGGACCGGATAGGGCAGCCGCAGCCGGTCCCCGAGGCCCACGGCCACCACGGTGGCGAGCAGGAGCCCGATGATGAGTGCCAACTGGTCCATGTGCCCACTTTCCCCGGAGTGCACCGCCCCTCGGACGGAAGGCGGCCGCACCTTCAACCCTACCGGGAACACTCCGGCCCAACGTCTGGCCAATTCTGCTGCGCCCGGAACGGCGCGAACGTACACTTGCGGCCCCCAGCCGACCCTCTCTGGGGGCCGCAACTGTACGTTCGCGGTGTGCCCTGGCGCTGGCCCGCGTCAGCTGCGCTGCTCCCTGCCGGGCTACTCCAGCGCGCCGAGCGCGGCCGCGACCGGCTCCGTGCCGTCGCGGAATTCGATGGTCCGGCCGGCGGTTCCCGGCAGGTCCAGCACCGAGGCTGCAACGATAGCGACGTTGGCGCGGGAGGTCTGCGTGCCGGCGCCGGCGTCTTCGGGGTTCACGTCGATCAGCCCGTTACCCGGCCCCTCGGTCAGGGAGCCCGGCCCCAGAATGGTCCAGGCGAGTTTGGTGCCGCGGAGGTACTCGTCGGCGTCGGCCTTGGCCTCGGCGTACGCGTGGAAGCTGTGCCCCTCGGGAACCCCGTGGTCCGGGCCAGCACCAAAGTAGGACACCATCACGTACCGCCCGACGCCGGCCTCTGCGGCCGCGTCCATGGAACGGATGGCGGCGTCCCGGTCCACGGCATACGTGCGGGCCGGGTTCCCTCCCCCGGCGCCGGCTGACCAGACCACGGCGTCGTGGTTCCGGAGCACGGCAGCGATTTCCGCCGTCGTTGAGTTTTCAACGTCAAGGACCGACGGCGATGCACCGGTGGCGGCGACGTCTGCCGCATGGTCCGGGTTGCGGATAAAGGACGTGACGCTGTGCCCCTGTTCCGTGAGGAGGGCGGACAGCTGCAGGGCCACCTTGCCGTGGCCGCCGATGATTGCGATATGGGTCATGTCCCCATTGTGTCCCAACCCTGTGTCACAGGCGCTGCACCCGCCGCAGGCCATCAGCCCGCCCGCGGGTCATTCCGTCCGGTCGGCGTAGCGGAGGAACACCGTGCCGTTGCCGAACCGCCGCTCCTCGAGCAGCTCAAGCCGTAGGCGGACGTCGTCCGGGAGGAAGCGCTTGCCGCCGCCCACTGCCACGGGCGAGAGGAACATCTGGAACTCGTCCACCAGCCCGGCCCGAATGGCCGCCGCGGCGAGCTCCGCGCCGCCCACTGCCAGGTCCCGGCTGGCGTCTGCCTTCAGCCGTCCGACGGCGTCGGCGCTGAACTCCGGCTCGATCCTGGTCCGGGCGGTGGTCACGTCCTGCAGGGTGCGGGAGAAAACCACCTTGTCCGCAGCCTTCCAGAGGTCGGCGAAGTCGCGGATGTAGGCGGGCAGGTCGGCGATCTCGCCGGAGTCCTCCGGATGCTCCCAGGCGGCCATCACCTCGTACATCCGGCGGCCCAGCAGGTGAGTTCCCGCCGGCCGCATCAGCGCGTTGACGAAGGAATGCACCTCGGCGTCCGGCTCGGCCCAGTCGAAGTTGCCGTCCCGGTCCGCGATGTACCCGTCGAGAGACATGAGTCCGGAGTAGATCAGTCTGGCCATGCCGGTTCCTGTCGTCCGCCTGCCTGCGTGTTTGCCTCCTGCAGCAGTCCGACCTTAGGTTCATGTCGCCCGAAAGACAACGGTTGCGCTGTTTCCGGCGGCAGTCGCAGCGTTCCCACAGGATTGCCTCAAGACCTGATCAAGGATCCGGTTCTCCCGTATTCAGGCTGCCATGCTGGTTGATGCATCAAGCAATTCATACCGTTCCAAGAATCATCATGGGGGAATCATGCCGCTCGGCACGTTCAATCACACAGGCCCGTTCAAACAGGCCCGACGCCGGGCGGTTGCCATCACGGCGTCCATCACGTCCGGCCTTTGGGTCTGGTCGCTGTCCGCTACCGCCGTGGCCGCCGGCCTGCTGCTCACCGGGCTGGCTATCCCCGCCGAGGCTGCCACGTACTATTCCGCGCCGCTGCGCACCGCCGCCCGTGCCCTCGCGGTGGGCGCGGAGAACAACGTCGGCTACGACCGGACCCGCTACTTCGGCACCTGGCTGGACACCAACCGTGACTGCCAGAACACCCGCGCGGAGGTCCTGCTGCAGGAGGCAAAAGTCGCCGCGACGTACACCACCACGCGCCACTGCACCGTGCGCAGTGCCCGCTGGGTCACCAGGTGGGACAACCGCACGCACACCGTGGCGTCGGCCGTGGAGATCGACCACACCGTTCCCGTTCACGAGGCGTGGGGCTCAGGTGCCCGCTACTGGTCGCAGGCGCGCCGGGTGGCGTTCTACAACGACCTCGGCGACGGACGGTCGCTGAACGCGCAGACGGCTGCGCTGAACTCCGCCAAGCAGGCGAAGGGGCCTGAAGCCTGGATGCCGCCAGCCAACCGCTGCGAGTACGTCGGCAACTGGATCGCGGTGAAGATCCGGTGGGGCCTGCGCGTGGACAGCGCCGAGAAGGCAGCCCTGATCCGCTACGCCGACTCCTGCCCGAACGTACGCATCAGCGTCACCAAGGCTTAGGCCTGCGCGGGAGCCCCGCACCGCCAAACTGAGCAGTTCAGAATGGCGGTGCGGGGCTTTTTTCGTGCTTTGGGCGTGGGGCCGGTCCAAGACGGGGCACTTCGACTCGGGACACCCCGGCCGCCGTCGTTATCTACGACGCCGGTTCCCCCAAACTGCCCCACGACGGCTCAGGGTGGGCGCCGGGCCCAAAACCAGAACATGCCCAAAAACAAAAGCAGGCCAGGGGCTGAATGCCTCTGGCCTGCAGTCTCTGTAGCGGTGGGGAGGCTCGATCTCCCGACCTCACGATTATGAGTCGTGCGCTCTAACCAACTGAGCTACACCGCCATGAATGAGAAAAACCCGCGCCAAGCCGGTCAAGACCGCCTTGACACAGGCCCTCATTCAGAGCCCCCCACCGGAATCGATCCGGTGACCTCGTTCTTACCAAGAACGCGCTCTACCACTGAGCTAGGGGGGCAACGAGTAAATACTCTACCGGAAGATTTCACACTCAACAAATCGGCGGCAGAACAGGGTCCGCAGGGCCGAAAATCCACGTAAATACCGGCCCGGAAGGGGCTGTGGGCGACCTCCGGGCACTCCTCCAGGACCGTTCAGGACGCGGATGTGACGAAGCAAACACAGCGGCGGACTTAAATAGAAACGGGCCGGCTGTTCAGCCGGCCCGTTTCTATTCGGATGCGTTGTTCACGCCGATGGCGTGGTTACCACTTGCCCTTGCGGTTGAAGTCGCGGTGACCACCCTCGTTGCCGTGGCGGGGCTTGCGTGCACCATCACCGTGGCCACCGAAGCGGGAATCGCTGGACTGGCCGCGGTTGGCACCGGAGTCACCGCTTACACTGCGCTCCGAACGGTCGCTGTAGGAGCGTCCACCACGGTCCGCGGAGGAACGCTCGCCGTCGTTCTTGCGGAATTCCCTCTTGAACCCGCCGTTGCCCTTGAAGTTGCCGCCACGGTCTCCGCCGCCGGAGTAACCGCCGCGGTCGCCGCCACGGTTGCCCTGGTAGCTGCCGCGGTCACCGGACGGCTTGCGGCCGTTGTCCAGCTCGAGGTGGATCAGCTCGCCGCCGATCCGCGTGCGGGACAGGGCCTTCAGCTGATCGGGGCTGAGGTCGGCCGGGAGCTCCACGAGCGAGTGGTCCGAGCGGATGTCAATGCCGCCGATCTGCGACGACGAAATGCCGCCTTCGTTGGCGATGGCGCCCACGATGGAACCCGGCATGACGCGCTGGCGGCGTCCGACGGCGATCCGGTACGTGGCGTTGCCCTCGGTCAGCGTGCGGGTCGGGCCGCGGGAGCCGAAGCCGTCCTTGGACCGTTCGCGCTTCTGGTACTCCGGAGCAGCAGGCAGTTCCTTGACCAGCAGCGGCTGGCCGCCCTGCGCCATGACCGCAAGTGCCGCAGCGATTTCTGCTGCCGGCACGTTGTGCTCTTCCTCGTAGGACGCGATCAGGTCACGGAATGCCGCCACGTCTTCGGACTCGAGCGTCTCGGTGATGCGCTCGGCGAACTTGCCCAGACGCAGCGTGTTGACGGTCTCAGCGGTGGGCAGGTGCATCTGCTCCACAGGCTGGCGCGTGGCCTTCTCAATGGAACGCAGCAGGTACTTCTCGCGCGGAGTCATGAACAGGATCGCGTCGCCGGATCGGCCGGCACGGCCGGTGCGGCCGATGCGGTGCACGTAAGACTCGGTGTCGTGCGGGATGTCGTAGTTGACCACGTGGCTGATGCGCTCGACGTCCAGGCCGCGGGCGGCGACATCGGTGGCAACCAGGATGTCGATGCGGCCTTCCTTGAGCGCTTCCACGGTGCGTTCGCGCTGCTGCTGCGGGATGTCGCCGTTGATGGCGGCAGCCTGGAAGCCGCGGGCGCGCAGCTTGTCGGCGAGGTCCTCGGTGGCCATCTTGGTGCGGACGAACGCGATGACGCCGTCAAACTCTTCGACCTCGAGGATGCGGGTCATGGCATCGAGCTTGTGCGGGCCCATGACCTGCAGGTAGCGCTGACGGGTGTTCGCGCCCGTGGTGGTCTTGGACTTCACCGAGATCTCGGCCGGGTTGTTCAGGTACTGCTTGGACATCCGGCGGATCTGGCTCGGCATGGTGGCGGAGAACAGTGCCACCTGGCGGTCCGACGGGGTCTGCTGGAAGATCTGCTCCACGTCTTCGGCGAAGCCCATGCGGAGCATTTCGTCGGCCTCGTCCAGCACCAGGTACTGGAGTTCGGACAGGTCCAGGGAGCCCTTGGCAATGTGGTCGATCACTCGGCCGGGAGTACCGACGACAACCTGTGCACCGCGGCGCAGGCCGGCGAGCTGGGGGCCGTAGGCGGAGCCGCCGTAGACGGGGAGGACCGTGAAGTCATCGATGTGTTTGGCGTACGAGGTGAAGGCCTCGGCAACCTGGAGCGCGAGCTCGCGGGTCGGGGCGAGTACCAGGGCCTGCGTCTTGCGGGACGGGCCGTTGAGGTCGTGGAGCTCGGCCAGGCGGGACAGTGCCGGTACTGCGAATGCTGCAGTCTTACCGGTGCCGGTCTGGGCGAGGCCCACGACGTCGCGGCCTTCAAGCAGCAGCGGGATGGTTGCTGCCTGGATCGGGGAAGGCTTTTCGTAGCCGACGTCCCGCAGGGCGGCCAGCACGCGGCCGTCGATGCCGAGATCGGCGAACTTCACGCCTTCTTCATCGTCCTCATCGGCCTTGGCAGCGGGGGCCTCAGCGGCAGGGGCTGCGGCCTCGACGGGCTCGGCTGCGGGGACAGCAGCCTCGGTGAATTCAACGTTGGCGGTTTCGGCGGTCGCCTCTGTGGCTTCGGTGATCTGGGCGTCGTCGTGATTTTCGGGCATAGGGAAATATTCCTCATCCATAGGGGGCCAGGCGGCACAACCCGAGGTGAGCGGAGCCGCAGTTCATGTGCCGTGGGCGCCGGGCATACATTGACCGGCCGGTCACGTAGAAGTCCGGCGCTTTCGCAATCCCGTGGCAGGACTTCACACTGCATCTCTTGGCTGCTATCCCAGCAGTCTGTACAGCGTTTTCTTCAGCCGGCTCTCCCTATGAAACTGCCCGCATCACATTTGCGGGCCCCAACACTTGCCAGTCCTGCCTCAAAAATTGGGCAGGAATAAGGGATTTCCGGAGTGGGGGATATTTCAAGTGTAG
Proteins encoded:
- a CDS encoding Na+/H+ antiporter, producing MDQLALIIGLLLATVVAVGLGDRLRLPYPVLMLLLAVALTFIPGFPDIEIPPELILPIFLPPLLFATAQRSSWAVFRVRWRTLIMLAVALVVISTAVVAGAAWLMIPGIGIPAAIALGAMVAPPDPVAVESVAGRVHMPRRLITVLQSEGLFNDAAAIVIFQAAVAAAVGGTRIGPDVVLKFVVGAALAVLVGIAMGWLTSLITRLVASMVARSAVTLVVPFAAYILAEEFHASGVIAVVVTALEMQRHARPQDAAERVTRTAFWDVVELLVTGLAFGLVGLEIQDVVRAEGSAIFGMAGTAVVVCVLVFAVRFGWLGLLAVSARKRKNLLQPTSAKEVLILTWCGMRGLATLALALALPVALADGTPFPARDQILVTACAVLLATLVLPGLTLPWLMKVLDASQDGTEERDAARLLARRAQAAAVAALKDNELMKELPPEKVALVKEKMTRLHAELLDGSLRNESLAEKRERGRELAITVQTIALDAARQEVVAARSEPDMDPEVADRVLRQLDLRTMIMPE
- a CDS encoding SDR family oxidoreductase; this translates as MTHIAIIGGHGKVALQLSALLTEQGHSVTSFIRNPDHAADVAATGASPSVLDVENSTTAEIAAVLRNHDAVVWSAGAGGGNPARTYAVDRDAAIRSMDAAAEAGVGRYVMVSYFGAGPDHGVPEGHSFHAYAEAKADADEYLRGTKLAWTILGPGSLTEGPGNGLIDVNPEDAGAGTQTSRANVAIVAASVLDLPGTAGRTIEFRDGTEPVAAALGALE
- a CDS encoding dihydrofolate reductase family protein, yielding MARLIYSGLMSLDGYIADRDGNFDWAEPDAEVHSFVNALMRPAGTHLLGRRMYEVMAAWEHPEDSGEIADLPAYIRDFADLWKAADKVVFSRTLQDVTTARTRIEPEFSADAVGRLKADASRDLAVGGAELAAAAIRAGLVDEFQMFLSPVAVGGGKRFLPDDVRLRLELLEERRFGNGTVFLRYADRTE
- a CDS encoding HNH endonuclease family protein; translated protein: MPLGTFNHTGPFKQARRRAVAITASITSGLWVWSLSATAVAAGLLLTGLAIPAEAATYYSAPLRTAARALAVGAENNVGYDRTRYFGTWLDTNRDCQNTRAEVLLQEAKVAATYTTTRHCTVRSARWVTRWDNRTHTVASAVEIDHTVPVHEAWGSGARYWSQARRVAFYNDLGDGRSLNAQTAALNSAKQAKGPEAWMPPANRCEYVGNWIAVKIRWGLRVDSAEKAALIRYADSCPNVRISVTKA
- a CDS encoding DEAD/DEAH box helicase, whose protein sequence is MPENHDDAQITEATEATAETANVEFTEAAVPAAEPVEAAAPAAEAPAAKADEDDEEGVKFADLGIDGRVLAALRDVGYEKPSPIQAATIPLLLEGRDVVGLAQTGTGKTAAFAVPALSRLAELHDLNGPSRKTQALVLAPTRELALQVAEAFTSYAKHIDDFTVLPVYGGSAYGPQLAGLRRGAQVVVGTPGRVIDHIAKGSLDLSELQYLVLDEADEMLRMGFAEDVEQIFQQTPSDRQVALFSATMPSQIRRMSKQYLNNPAEISVKSKTTTGANTRQRYLQVMGPHKLDAMTRILEVEEFDGVIAFVRTKMATEDLADKLRARGFQAAAINGDIPQQQRERTVEALKEGRIDILVATDVAARGLDVERISHVVNYDIPHDTESYVHRIGRTGRAGRSGDAILFMTPREKYLLRSIEKATRQPVEQMHLPTAETVNTLRLGKFAERITETLESEDVAAFRDLIASYEEEHNVPAAEIAAALAVMAQGGQPLLVKELPAAPEYQKRERSKDGFGSRGPTRTLTEGNATYRIAVGRRQRVMPGSIVGAIANEGGISSSQIGGIDIRSDHSLVELPADLSPDQLKALSRTRIGGELIHLELDNGRKPSGDRGSYQGNRGGDRGGYSGGGDRGGNFKGNGGFKREFRKNDGERSSADRGGRSYSDRSERSVSGDSGANRGQSSDSRFGGHGDGARKPRHGNEGGHRDFNRKGKW